A single window of Candidatus Omnitrophota bacterium DNA harbors:
- a CDS encoding methylenetetrahydrofolate reductase produces the protein MTLKEKIKNKKFIITSEIGPPKGIDVKTILEEARLLKGRVDAVNVTDSQSAVMRLGSLAVSRLLKEEGVEPVYQLTCRDRNRIALQSDALSAAVLGIENILVLTGDHPSRGDHPEAKPVFDLDSVQLIETLRKLESGKDLSGKELKGVPKFCVGAVVNPGADPVEPELIKFEKKLKAGAEFFQTQGVYDVKTFAKFIDKVKQYNTCIIAGIILIKSPDMARFMNKNVAGIFIPDSLIKEVEGAADKQDKAFEIAARTITGLKGLAQGVHLMSLGWNKLVPRILDAAGL, from the coding sequence ATGACCTTAAAAGAAAAAATTAAAAATAAGAAGTTCATAATAACGAGCGAGATAGGCCCGCCCAAAGGGATCGACGTCAAAACTATCCTCGAGGAGGCGCGCCTTCTTAAGGGCAGGGTCGACGCGGTCAACGTGACCGATTCGCAGAGCGCGGTGATGAGGCTCGGTTCGCTAGCCGTGAGCCGGCTTCTGAAGGAAGAAGGCGTGGAGCCCGTATACCAGCTGACCTGCCGCGACAGGAACAGGATAGCGCTGCAGTCCGACGCTTTGTCCGCGGCCGTCCTGGGCATAGAGAATATCCTGGTGCTGACCGGCGACCACCCGTCGCGCGGCGACCATCCGGAAGCGAAGCCTGTCTTCGACCTCGACTCGGTCCAGTTGATCGAGACCTTAAGGAAGCTCGAGAGCGGGAAGGACCTTTCCGGGAAGGAACTTAAGGGCGTCCCGAAATTCTGCGTCGGCGCGGTCGTAAACCCGGGCGCGGACCCGGTTGAACCGGAACTGATAAAATTCGAGAAGAAGTTAAAGGCGGGCGCCGAGTTCTTCCAGACGCAGGGCGTCTATGACGTTAAGACATTCGCGAAATTCATCGATAAGGTCAAGCAATATAATACCTGTATAATCGCGGGCATCATACTTATTAAATCCCCTGACATGGCGAGGTTCATGAACAAGAACGTCGCCGGGATATTCATACCTGACAGCCTGATAAAAGAAGTCGAAGGCGCCGCCGATAAGCAGGATAAGGCCTTTGAGATCGCGGCGCGCACCATAACAGGGTTGAAAGGCCTGGCGCAGGGCGTCCATTTAATGTCGTTGGGCTGGAACAAGCTCGTTCCCCGCATCCTGGATGCCGCGGGCCTTTAG
- a CDS encoding homocysteine S-methyltransferase family protein, which yields MKKISARLKNEILIYDGALGTVLQETGALKAGACPEELNLLEPDIIKSIHLDYIKAGADIIETNSFGGSKLKLAAYGLEKEADRINYEAARIARSAAAGKAYVAGSVGPLDRQLTPLGDLSFDEAVKLFEDQIRALKEGGCDLIILETFADIKELKAAFIAARQAGGRIPVQAQMTFEGGERSTYGTPPSAFAVLFQSLGADIIGTNCSTGPKELIKVVKEIIPYTDRYVSCLPNAGLPELRAGRTYFPESPKSFARYAAEFAGLGASLIGGCCGTTPEHINELKKILKNRRPAKRKYSPAFRLSSRTKVVELNAKTRPLIIGERINPTGKKGLQEEIKAGKSVTIRREAIEETKKGADILDVNVGVPGTREQETIVPAIEAVQAVSEAPVSIDSANPAAVEAALKEVSGKPLINSVNGENDKINSILPLAKKYGAAILVLALDKCGIPKDSKARVKIATSVINKALAFGIRKEDIIVDPLTLAISAEPEQVKETLKAIKELKKKGFSSSLGVSNVSFGLPNRRKINADFFSLALASGLDLAIINPSDDNMFWVAKQKKKRAADEAGIKKFLKAALSPIEEVSRKKLEVKPGEHKDVKTRLKEAVLYGDKENITAYVEEALSQGIAPLEINSKILIPALEVVGEKFGKREYFLPQVILSAEAVQRAFGRLKKEIKPGEEEDKGTIVIATVEGDIHDIGKNIVISVLENHGYKIVDLGRGVPADTIIKEAVKNKADIIGLSSLMTTTMIQMERVIKELKKKGLNFKTIVGGAVVTEAFAKEIGASAYARDAIEAVNIVKSLMKERR from the coding sequence ATGAAAAAAATATCAGCCCGCTTAAAAAATGAGATACTGATATACGACGGGGCGCTGGGCACTGTCCTGCAGGAGACAGGGGCGCTGAAGGCCGGGGCCTGCCCCGAGGAATTAAATCTCCTGGAGCCCGATATTATAAAGTCCATCCATCTTGATTACATAAAAGCCGGCGCCGATATCATCGAAACGAATTCGTTCGGCGGCAGCAAATTAAAACTCGCGGCATACGGGCTTGAGAAAGAAGCCGACAGGATAAATTATGAGGCGGCGCGCATCGCCAGGTCCGCGGCCGCGGGTAAGGCGTATGTCGCGGGCTCTGTCGGGCCGCTTGACAGGCAGTTGACGCCTCTGGGCGACCTCTCTTTTGATGAGGCGGTAAAGCTATTCGAAGACCAGATACGGGCCCTTAAGGAAGGCGGATGCGACCTGATAATACTGGAGACCTTCGCCGATATAAAGGAGCTGAAGGCGGCATTCATCGCGGCCCGCCAGGCAGGCGGCCGGATCCCGGTGCAGGCGCAGATGACGTTTGAAGGCGGCGAGCGCAGCACATACGGCACTCCGCCGTCGGCGTTCGCGGTCTTGTTCCAGTCGCTCGGCGCGGATATCATCGGGACGAACTGCTCTACCGGCCCGAAGGAATTAATAAAAGTAGTCAAAGAGATCATCCCATATACCGATAGATACGTCTCATGCCTTCCGAACGCGGGACTTCCGGAATTACGCGCCGGCAGGACATATTTTCCCGAGAGCCCGAAGTCCTTCGCGAGATACGCCGCGGAGTTCGCCGGGTTGGGCGCGAGCCTGATCGGCGGATGCTGCGGTACCACTCCGGAACATATAAATGAACTGAAAAAGATCTTAAAAAACAGGCGTCCGGCAAAGAGGAAGTATTCCCCCGCGTTCAGGCTATCCTCTAGGACAAAGGTCGTGGAGCTTAACGCGAAGACGCGCCCGCTGATCATAGGCGAGCGTATCAACCCGACCGGTAAGAAAGGCCTCCAGGAAGAGATAAAGGCCGGCAAGTCCGTCACTATCAGGCGCGAGGCGATAGAGGAGACCAAAAAAGGCGCGGACATCCTGGATGTTAATGTCGGTGTGCCGGGGACGCGCGAGCAGGAGACGATCGTCCCGGCCATAGAGGCTGTCCAGGCGGTCAGCGAGGCGCCGGTGTCGATAGACAGCGCGAATCCCGCGGCCGTCGAAGCGGCGCTGAAGGAAGTCTCCGGAAAGCCGCTGATCAATTCGGTCAACGGCGAGAATGATAAGATAAATTCCATCCTGCCGCTCGCGAAGAAATACGGGGCGGCGATACTCGTCCTGGCCCTGGATAAGTGCGGTATCCCGAAAGATTCAAAAGCCCGCGTTAAGATCGCAACAAGCGTCATAAATAAGGCGCTGGCGTTTGGCATACGAAAAGAAGATATAATCGTAGACCCGCTCACGCTGGCCATATCGGCTGAGCCTGAGCAGGTGAAAGAGACGCTCAAGGCGATCAAGGAACTGAAGAAGAAAGGATTCTCCTCCTCGTTAGGCGTAAGCAATGTGTCGTTCGGGCTGCCGAACAGGAGGAAGATAAACGCGGATTTCTTCTCGCTGGCGCTCGCTTCCGGCCTAGACCTCGCGATAATAAACCCGAGCGACGACAATATGTTCTGGGTCGCGAAACAAAAGAAGAAGCGCGCTGCGGACGAAGCCGGAATAAAGAAATTCCTTAAGGCCGCGCTCAGCCCTATCGAAGAGGTTTCGAGGAAAAAGCTGGAAGTAAAGCCGGGCGAGCATAAAGACGTGAAGACGCGGCTCAAAGAAGCGGTCCTCTACGGCGACAAGGAAAATATCACCGCGTATGTCGAAGAGGCGCTTTCCCAAGGCATCGCTCCGCTTGAGATAAACAGCAAGATACTTATTCCCGCCCTGGAGGTAGTCGGCGAGAAATTCGGCAAGAGGGAATATTTCCTCCCGCAGGTGATATTATCGGCGGAGGCAGTCCAGCGGGCGTTTGGGCGGCTCAAGAAAGAGATAAAGCCCGGCGAAGAGGAAGATAAGGGCACTATCGTGATCGCGACCGTCGAGGGCGATATACATGATATCGGGAAGAATATCGTCATATCGGTCCTGGAAAACCACGGCTATAAGATAGTCGATCTCGGCCGCGGCGTGCCGGCCGATACGATAATAAAAGAAGCGGTAAAGAACAAAGCCGATATAATCGGCTTGAGCTCCCTGATGACGACGACGATGATACAGATGGAGCGCGTCATAAAGGAATTGAAGAAGAAGGGCCTTAATTTCAAGACGATCGTGGGCGGCGCGGTAGTGACCGAGGCGTTCGCCAAAGAAATAGGCGCCTCAGCCTACGCGCGCGACGCGATCGAGGCGGTCAATATCGTAAAATCGCTCATGAAAGAGAGAAGGTGA
- the panB gene encoding 3-methyl-2-oxobutanoate hydroxymethyltransferase gives MERKKITIPDIQKKKQEGRKITLLTAYDYPSGRLIDEAGVDIILIGDSLAMTVLGYESTVPITMDEMIHHAKAVKRGAKYGLMIGDMPFMTYNIGEKETIRNAGRFIKEGGCGAVKIEGGTEMTGVVKALVKAGIPVLGHIGLTPQTATQLGGFKVQGKDAASAQKLLDSALSLEKAGCFAIILECVPDKLAKLITEKLGIPTIGIGAGAYCDGQALVTNDMIGLFDRFTPKFVKKYADLWPLLLNAFKRYKDEVEGGKFPSEEHSFTMNESELKKIKTNKRRGK, from the coding sequence ATGGAGCGGAAGAAGATAACTATCCCGGATATCCAGAAGAAGAAACAGGAAGGCAGGAAGATAACGCTCCTTACCGCCTACGATTACCCGTCGGGGCGGCTAATCGATGAAGCGGGCGTTGATATCATACTTATAGGCGATTCGCTGGCGATGACCGTGCTGGGGTATGAGTCGACCGTCCCCATAACTATGGATGAGATGATCCATCACGCCAAAGCCGTAAAACGCGGCGCCAAATACGGGCTTATGATAGGCGACATGCCTTTTATGACATATAACATAGGCGAGAAAGAGACCATAAGAAATGCAGGCAGGTTCATAAAAGAGGGCGGGTGCGGCGCTGTAAAGATCGAAGGCGGCACCGAGATGACAGGTGTCGTAAAAGCATTGGTAAAAGCGGGAATTCCGGTCCTGGGACACATAGGACTTACGCCTCAGACCGCTACGCAACTCGGCGGGTTCAAGGTACAGGGCAAGGATGCCGCGAGCGCGCAAAAGCTGCTCGATTCCGCGCTTTCACTGGAGAAAGCCGGCTGTTTCGCGATCATCCTCGAGTGCGTCCCGGATAAACTCGCGAAATTGATCACCGAAAAACTTGGGATCCCGACGATAGGGATAGGCGCCGGCGCGTATTGTGACGGCCAGGCGCTCGTCACGAACGATATGATAGGTTTATTCGACCGCTTTACGCCGAAGTTCGTGAAAAAATACGCCGACCTCTGGCCGTTACTGCTGAACGCGTTCAAGAGATACAAGGATGAAGTGGAAGGCGGCAAGTTCCCCAGCGAAGAGCACAGCTTTACGATGAACGAATCGGAACTGAAAAAGATAAAAACCAACAAGAGGAGAGGTAAATGA